The Bradysia coprophila strain Holo2 unplaced genomic scaffold, BU_Bcop_v1 contig_732, whole genome shotgun sequence genome has a window encoding:
- the LOC119084286 gene encoding biogenesis of lysosome-related organelles complex 1 subunit 3 — protein MVTPESFVVQGEAAESDDDESNTNYKVTIVDGEAPESDEEIASFSNLPSVNHMGARFKPNHSPLSSPIRIRSVEESLLHKKLCERNLSLWNSLNALIQSTVSGTSKKLIATDQLLVQSQVTLQTASRTIKKVNETTAEVADKFKSIVDGNFIPPITLS, from the exons atGGTAACTCCCGAAAGTTTTGTTGTGCAGGGTGAGGCTGCTGAATCAGATGATGATGAG AGCAACACAAACTACAAAGTGACAATCGTAGATGGTGAAGCTCCCGAATCGGATGAAG AAATCGCATCCTTTTCCAATCTGCCATCTGTGAATCACATGGGCGCGCGATTTAAACCGAACCACTCACCACTCTCATCGCCTATTCGTATCCGAAGCGTTGAAGAATCTCTTTTACACAAGAAACTAT GCGAACGAAATCTCTCACTCTGGAACAGCTTGAATGCGCTTATTCAGTCAACAGTTTCGGGTACATCCAAGAAATTGATTGCCACGGACCAGTTACTGGTTCAATCACAGGTTACATTGCAGACCGCTTCCAGGACAATTAAGAAGGTCAATGAAACTACAGCCGAAGTTGCTGATAAATTCAAGTCAATTGTCGACGGCAATTTTATACCGCCAATAACTTTGAGTTGA